The stretch of DNA GATCACAATTTCTATGATGGTTTAGAAACTATGAGAAAATTAAAAGTAGGTGCATGATGGGTGCAAAACCAAAAGAGATTATTTTAAGAGATTGTAGCAAATGTAATGAGAGTATCAAACAAGATAATAAGTTGCATTGCAAGATAAAAATTAAAGATTTGAATTTGCCATTTTCTTGTTATAGCGAAGTAACTGTAAAAAGAGAATGCGGATATTTTAAGGAGATAAACAAATGAATTATTTAGTCGATATTTTAACTATTTTGTTGATTGGTATAGGTGTTGCAGTTGGGTTTGTAATTAGTTTGTTTGAAAAGGATAAAAGATGAGTAGTTATTGGCACAACGAATCAAATAAAATAATAGATAAAGTAATTAAAGAAAAAGGAAAACTTATAACATTAAAAGATATTGATGAAGCATATCCTTTTGGAGAACGAGCAAGACACCCTTATAAAATGTGGTTAAAAGCCAGAAAAGAAAAAGCTATTAAATTAGGACTTTTAAAAATAGATACATCAAATCAAGACATGGGTTTATTCAAGGAACATATCAATGACTAAACCAATTATCCCAACTGAACATCAAGAGCAATCTTTAGAATGTAATCTTGTACCACCATCTGTAAATCATCTTTATCAAACATATTCAAAAAATGGAAAAATAATAAGAACTATGACAAAAGAGGGATTGCAATTCAAAAGAGCATTATCTCTACTTGCAAAAGCAAAAAAGTTTAAATTAATAGAGGGGGATTGTTCTCTTGAATATACACTGTATTGTAGCAAAAAAGGGAGAACGGATTTAGATAATACTTTAAAAGCAATACAAGATTCGTTAGAAGGGATAGCTTATAAAAATGATTCACAAATTGTAGAAATTGTAGCAAGAAAAATTAGGAACTCTAATAAAGATGGTTTTTTTATTGTTATTAGGAGTGTTAAATGAATAAGCAAGGTTATAAGGCTATTGTTTGTTATGGAAGTAGTGCAGCAATAAAAGAGACTGAAGAATATATAAAAGGATAAAACAATGTCATCAAATATTTTATTGGATTTAAGAGAAAATACAAAGAATAAAGAAATGCTAAACTCTTTTTATCAATGTGTAGATTTATTTGATGACAATTTAGAAGATTTAGCAGTAGCAATGATATTAATACGAAAACAAATAGGAACTAATGAAAGACCAAATATTGTTTACAAAAAAGTAGAAGAGGGTAAATTTAATTTGCTTTTTAATTATTGTGAGTATTTATTAGATTTACCTACAAATACATTAAAAAATCTTAAAAACCTAGTAATCTTAAAAAAAGAAAAAATATTAAATAGAATTTTTGAAAATAAAATTGAATTTCCAATATTTAAAAAAGATGATGCAGGAAATGTTTATAAGTTTAATGATGAAATTGATTTTGAAGTAGTGTTTATTAAAAATAAAAACAATTTAAAAAATGATTTAGAATTTAATGATAGTAATTTAAAATTAGTACATTGTGATAAAGAAAGAGAACTATATAACAATCAACCTATTTGGTGTTGGAATAATGGATATAAAGAAAAGCAATTAAGATTTTATAATAGTTTTTCTAAGTGTGCTTATAGTTGTTATAGTAAATCTATTTTTGATTTTCACTTTGATAACTATAAGGCTTTAAATTTAGAGCAAATAGATATTTTAGATTTTATGATGGAGTTTGAATAATGGCTAAGCTTTCAGATAGACAAAAGAACAATATTATTGCTAAATGGAAAACAGGTCAATATACTAAATCAGCATTAGCAAAAACATATAAAGTTGATGAAAAAACAATAAGAAATATTACCGAAAACATAGAGCCTAAAAATGCCGATTTTGTCGAAGCTACATTAATGCTTGAAAAAGTCAAAAAGTCCGAGTTAAGTCCGATAGAAATAACAGAAATAGATAAGGCTGTAAAGTATAGATTAGAAAAGGAATTTTCGGAGGATAATAAAAGAGTTAGAATATATGATACTTCGTTTAAAATACTTGATACTATTGATGGAATATTAAAAAAAGGTAAAGTTGAAGAAAAGGTATCAGTAGGCGATGGAGTGCAACAATTTGAAGAAAGATACCTTAATGCAAATGATACTGAAAAATTAGCAAATGCAGTTGATAAATTATCTATAACTACAAATGTAAATCAAAGACACTCAAGCAGTCAAGTAAATATTCAAAATACAAATGCACAGCAAACAAATATAGAATTAAGCAAAGATATTATCCTTGAAACATTAAGCGAGTTTGAAAGTGATTATTGATGAATAATATAGCACTTAAAGGAATATTATTAGAAGATTTTAAAAGATATCTTAGATGGTCCTTTAAAACAAAATATAACTCAAAGATAATATTAAAGCAGTTTCATATTGATATTTGTAATTTATTAGTTGATGTTTATTTAGGACATATTAAAAACTTGATTATTAATATGCCTCCAAGAAGTGGTAAGACTGAAATCTTAAATACTTTTTGTGAGTGGACCTTAACAAAACATCCTGAAAGTAAAAATATTATGACTTCATATTCAGATATGTTAGTAACTAATAATTCACAAGCTATTAGAGATATGCTTATGAGTAAAGAACATTATAGTTTATTTGGTATTGAAACAAAAAAAGATAGTACAGCCAAAAAACTATGGAAAACTAATTTAGATGGTGGACTTTATGCAGTATCAAGTTTTGGGCAAATTACTGGTTTTGGTGCTGGGCTTAAAAAAGATGGATGGGGTGGTTTTATTGGAGTAGATGATCCATTAAAGCCAGACGATAGAGAAAGTTTATTAAAACTTGATAAAGTTAAAGATTGGTTTGAAACCACATTGTCAAATAGAAAAAATAAGCCAGATACTCCAATAATTATAATTATGCAAAGATTACATACTAATGACCTTGTAGGGCTTATACTAAATAATGCTTTTGGTGATAAAAATGAATGGACCCATTATAAAGTAGAAATAATTGATGAAATAAATAAATGCTCATTATGGGAAGAATATTATCCATATAACAAGTTAATGACTATAAAGGCTAATAACTCAGATTATTACCACTCTCAATTCCAACAATCACCAATCATCAAAGGTGGAAATATCTTTAAGACTTCATGGATTAAATATATATCTCGAGAGGTTATTAATACTATCATTTTTGAAAGATATTTTATTACAGTTGATACAGCTTTAAAAAACAATGAAAAAAATGATTACACAGTTTATAGTGCCTTTGGAGTATTTGAGAATAGATTATATTACCTGGATATGTTCAGAGGTAAGCCATTATCAAAAGAGCGAGAAGTAACAGCAAGAGACTTTTATAACAGAAATAATAAATATCCGTTCCAGGGAATGCACATCGAACAAAAAGCAAGTGGAGTGGATTTATTTCAAAGAATGAAAGATGATGGCTTTATGGTTTTTGAAATTGAAAGGAATGTTGATAAAGTATTTAGAGCAAATAATAATGTAAGCTATTTGGAAATATACGGATTGTATGTTGTTGAAGATTTACCTAATGTTACTGACTTTATAAGTGAATATGAACAGTTTCCAAATTCTAAAAATGATGACATCATAGATACTTTAATTGATGGTGTAGAAATAGCATACAAAAACAATATTTTAGATTATGAAGCAATCAATGGATAAATGATTTTTTAGCCTTTTTTTGAGTGTTATAATAAAATCAAAAAGGCTTTTAATGAATTTTAGCTTTAAAGATGGTCTAAAATCTCTTACTAATTTACTTGCTAATAATAGAAGTGGAGTGAATAATAATAAACTCTTTTCAACTGCGGTATCTAATGATGAATTAAACTCTATTTATAAACTTGGTATTGGTAGAAAAATAACTAATATTAAATCATCAAATATCTTTAAAGAGGGATTTAGTGCAGAGGGTGAAGCTGGAGCAGAGACCCTAAAATTTATTGATAAAAAACTTCTAAAAGAATTAAAAAAAGCTTCTGAGTATATGATGGCATTCGGTCGTGGTGTAATTGTGATTATAGATAAAAATGCTAATGACCCATTACAACCTATGAAATCAGTTAATTTACAAACTGTTAGATTTAAAGCTTTTAGTGGTGCAAAAGTAACTGTACAGATAAATAGTTCTTTGAATGAACTTGATGAAAGATACAACGAACCAGAATATTATCGAATTGGTACACAAGTAATACATCATAGTAGAGTAATGGATTTTCAATATTATCAACCAGTAGAAGATGATAAAAGTTCATATAATTATGGTGGGATAAGTGAATTTGAACTTATTTATTCTCAACTTATAAATGATAGTGTAATTGAAAGAGCAATCCCTACACTTGTAGAAAAAATCTCGACTATGTTTTATAAGATAAAAGACTTTAAGTCTAAACTACAACAAAAACAAGAAAAACATTTAGTTGATTATTTTCATAGGTTAGAAAATTTAAGGTCAATTTATGGTGCTGGATTACTTGATGCAGAAGATGATACTAAAACAGAGACACAAAATTTAAGTGGATTAGATAGTGTTGATACTATTACTTTAAGAAGATTATCTTTAGTAACTGGAATACCTTTAAGCTGGTTAGTTGGTGAGAATGTAAAAGGGTTAAACTCATCAGGAAAAACAGAAGAGACAATATTTTGGAGCATGGTTAAAAATCTAGGAAATGATTTTATTTTACCAGTTCTAAATCAAAAATTAGAATTTATGGGATTAACTGTTGTTTGGTTTAATGAACAATATCAAAGCACACCAACAGAAAAAGCAGATTATGAAACAAAGGTTTTTACTAATGCTTTATTGGTTCAACAATTAGGATTAGATGATATTGCATATATAAAAGATAGAGGTGTAGAAATAGATGTAAAGAAAAGCTTTGATGAAATATTTAATGAAGATGGAATTGAAGAGTAATTAAATGAACTTTGATTTAAAAGCATATCTCAAGCAAACTACAAAAAGAAAAACTTATGAAATAAAAGCATATAGACATACTGATAATTTTGAAGCAGAACTTGAAAACTTTTTACATTTTATGAATGACAAAATAGCAGAAAGATATAAAAATCAAGTCTTAAATAAATTAAATGTTTCAACAATTAATAAATTCCAAGATGCACAAGTTGGAAATTTTGCAGTTATATTTAAAGTGTTATCAAAAGTAGCTTTAAGAATGCTATTGAAACAATTCTCAAATAAAAGATTAGAAAAATACATCAAAGCATTATATTTAAAAGTAAACATAGCTAATCAATCAAATATTTATAAAGCTATTGAAAAAGATATTGGAATAAATATAAAAGATGTCATTAAAACAGATGGCTTAAATAGTTTTGTAAATGCAAATAGTTTAAAAACACTTTTACAAATACAAGCTACAAGAGATAAAGCAATTGAAGATATGAGTAATAATCTTCTTAGACTAATGACAATGGGTCAAAGCTTAGACACTCTTTATGAAGAAGTTGAAAATATAACTGGTAAAAATAAAAATAAATCTATTTTGGTAGCTAGACAAGAACTAACAGTTTTTAATTCTCAACTAAATAAAAAAAGAGCAGCCAATCTTGGATTTAATCAAAGGAAATGGAATGCAGTTGGTGGAGATAGTGGAAATAAAAGAACTAGAAAATGTCACACAGCAAGAAATGGAAAATTTTATCCAGTTGATGGAAAGCTTTATAGTTCTTGTGACGGAAAATCAATCGAAGTAGGCGAGGAAATTAATTGCAGATGTTGGGATACTTTTGTTATGGATTTAGAAGATTAGGAGTAATAGATGTTTCAAATTAAAAAAGAAGATGGATTATATTTTGTTTACAAAGATAGTCAAAAAATATCAATTGGTTTTAAAGATGAGGGAATGGCTCAAAAAGAAGTTTTAAATCTAAGTAAAGATTGTCCTTGTCCTTTTAAAGACAAAATGTTTACGCAAGAGGTATCTTTTATTGATAGTTTAAATACAGAAAAAAGAACTGTTATATCTATTAGAGATGGGGTTCAAGAATATTTGGGCTTAGAGTTAGGTTTAGAACCATTCGATAAAGTATTTAAAATATATAGAAGTC from Arcobacter lacus encodes:
- a CDS encoding RusA family crossover junction endodeoxyribonuclease; the protein is MTKPIIPTEHQEQSLECNLVPPSVNHLYQTYSKNGKIIRTMTKEGLQFKRALSLLAKAKKFKLIEGDCSLEYTLYCSKKGRTDLDNTLKAIQDSLEGIAYKNDSQIVEIVARKIRNSNKDGFFIVIRSVK
- the terL gene encoding phage terminase large subunit — its product is MNNIALKGILLEDFKRYLRWSFKTKYNSKIILKQFHIDICNLLVDVYLGHIKNLIINMPPRSGKTEILNTFCEWTLTKHPESKNIMTSYSDMLVTNNSQAIRDMLMSKEHYSLFGIETKKDSTAKKLWKTNLDGGLYAVSSFGQITGFGAGLKKDGWGGFIGVDDPLKPDDRESLLKLDKVKDWFETTLSNRKNKPDTPIIIIMQRLHTNDLVGLILNNAFGDKNEWTHYKVEIIDEINKCSLWEEYYPYNKLMTIKANNSDYYHSQFQQSPIIKGGNIFKTSWIKYISREVINTIIFERYFITVDTALKNNEKNDYTVYSAFGVFENRLYYLDMFRGKPLSKEREVTARDFYNRNNKYPFQGMHIEQKASGVDLFQRMKDDGFMVFEIERNVDKVFRANNNVSYLEIYGLYVVEDLPNVTDFISEYEQFPNSKNDDIIDTLIDGVEIAYKNNILDYEAING
- a CDS encoding anti-CBASS protein Acb1 family protein, whose protein sequence is MNFSFKDGLKSLTNLLANNRSGVNNNKLFSTAVSNDELNSIYKLGIGRKITNIKSSNIFKEGFSAEGEAGAETLKFIDKKLLKELKKASEYMMAFGRGVIVIIDKNANDPLQPMKSVNLQTVRFKAFSGAKVTVQINSSLNELDERYNEPEYYRIGTQVIHHSRVMDFQYYQPVEDDKSSYNYGGISEFELIYSQLINDSVIERAIPTLVEKISTMFYKIKDFKSKLQQKQEKHLVDYFHRLENLRSIYGAGLLDAEDDTKTETQNLSGLDSVDTITLRRLSLVTGIPLSWLVGENVKGLNSSGKTEETIFWSMVKNLGNDFILPVLNQKLEFMGLTVVWFNEQYQSTPTEKADYETKVFTNALLVQQLGLDDIAYIKDRGVEIDVKKSFDEIFNEDGIEE